In the genome of Kwoniella dendrophila CBS 6074 chromosome 5, complete sequence, the window ATAGCAAAAATGATAGTCATTCAAGTAGTTCACaatctgatttatcatcatcaacatttcaaACTCCAGGTTCAACAAAAGAATGGTGGGATAAGTTAGGTGATAGAAGAACTAGTGAATTTGGTACGATGGAATAGGGATACAAGTCACAACATGATTCATTAAGATAGCCTGATAGTCAAAATCACGATCTGTATATACACAATATGCTACCTAACGCAAGAAGATTTGTTGTTTGTTGGAATTATAATTTATATCATACTCAATGCTACATGTACGAGTATATATCTTCTTATTGACTCATTTACTAGCTAACAGCCGAAGTACATACCAGGCTATGGAATGTATGTCAAGCGCCTGTTTCCTATCTTATCTGTATCAAAGCGCCTATATTCGTTTGTTAAAACAATTGAAGGCATTGAGGGGATGTGCCTTCAACTCGAGCCTGTTGTAACCTTGTCATCTTGCCTGGTGATACCTGCCTGTTACACTCCAGCATGCATTCTGTACAGCAAGTAGTGGATATCTGAATATTCAGCGTGAAATTATCTGTACAGTACGGGTCACGAGtaccaataccaataccaataccaataccaatGACCTGTTTACGGAATTGCCGCTAGAGTTTGTACGCTACGAAAGCGCTTCGCTTGGCAACtagattattattgaatataATGGAGAAAACGCGGGTCACCATAATAAGCTTTGTTACGTAAATATAGATATGGTATGATGTAAGAGGGTTATTAGATCCGGGTAAAGATGAGATGAGATGTTTTGAGGATGCGGCTACGGTTAACAAgttgaacaagaaaaaaaagttaACTGACTTTTTGATaggtatatatctatctatctatctagTTAGCGAAGACAATCTCTTTACTTACTTTACATCATCCATAACTTGTTCTGCACTATTAAAAAAGAGCTCaataatcaaataaatcGTCATTTACAACGATATTATAACacattattattgttgtaaGTGTTTTAAAATCGTTGATCATTTGAACTGGTCGGTCTGCTCGAATATCTCGGAAACGATTATTTGAATTGACGCCTGAACTTTATCTCACTCCTTTGTCCTCTTTGAAATACTTTATAGATTTTCAGATATATAAGAGCTCATTCATAGAGATCATATCTGATTAAAACAAAGTAACAAATCAATTCGAATTTCTATTCATATTTCATTCATAAGTAATAAACTACCAACGACAATGTCACCAGTAGCTACAAACACTACAAACGTATCTGCTCCTGCTCAACCAGTAGGAGGTAAAGCAAAATATTCAACTAAAGAAATTATAAATCTTGAACATGAATATTCAGCGTAAGTATCTCTTTTTTCCTCCTCAAGGTATTCTAGCTACAATGGAAATATCAGACTGATCATTCTTATTTCGCTTAGACACAACTATCACCCATTACCTGTGTAAGTTATCTTTGAAGTTGTCAAGATCCTGAGGCATTGAGGAGATTGTTGACCCCCCTTTGAGGTTAATTTCGCAAATTGCTGATCATGGATGATTCTATTCTTATAGCTGTTTCGAACGAGGAGAAGGTGCTCATGTATGGGATCCAGAGGGTAATGAATACCTTGATTTCTTGGCTGCCTATTCGTGAGTGAATTTTGGCTTTATCTATTGATATCTTATACTGATGTATGAATGATTCACTCGTAGAGCTGTTAACCAAGGTCACTGTCACCCGGATATTTGTGAGTATTCACATCTTGAAATCCTTCTGAAACTGAACATTCACGCTAACATCAATTCAATGCAGTAAACACACTAATAACACAAGCATCTAAACTcacattatcatcaagagCATtttattcatcaaatttaggACCATTTGCTAAAAAAATAACTGAAATGTTTGGATTTGATATGGTATTACCTATGAATACAGGTGCAGAAGCAGTTGAAACAGCTATTAAATTAGCAAGAAAATGGGGTTacgaaaagaaaggaattaaagaaggtaaagcaaAAGTTTTAAGTGTTGATGGAAATTTTCATGGTAGAACAATTGGTATAATTTCAATGTCAACTGATCCAGAATCAAGAAATGGTTTTGGTCCCTTTTTAGATAATGTTGGTCCACAATGGGAACATACAGGTTTAATCAGATATAATCATCcggaagatttagaaaaaacTTTAGAAAAATACggtgaagaagttgctgCCTTTTTAGTTGAACCTATTCAAGGTGAAGCTGGGTGAGTTTTCTTACTAGAAGACATGTctttaggtgaatatgaGACTTACTTTTGTTCCTTATTACTCAAAACAGTATCTACGTACCAGATGATGGATACCTTGCCAAGATCCACGAAATCTGTAAAAAACACAATGTTCTATTAATTTGTGATGAAATTCAAACAGGATTAGCAAGAACAGGAAAAATGTTATGTTATGAATGGGATAACATTAAACCTGATATGGtaattttaggtaaagcatTATCTGGAGGAATGTATCCCGTTTCATGTGTAATGgcaaataaagaaattatgTTATGTATTAAACCTGGAGAACATGGTTCAACATATGGTGGTAATCCTTTAGGATGTGCAGTAGCAATGACTGCCTTAGACGTATTggtaaaagaaaatttagttgaaagatctcagaaattaggtgaaatcTTTAGatcagaattgaaaaaaataaattcaccattcatcaaaattattagaggtagaggtttaTTCAACGGTGTAGttatagatgaaaaagtttctaaaaaaggtagaaCTGCTTGGCAATTATGTTTATTGATGAAATCTAAAGGTTTATTGGCTAAACCAACTCATGTTAACATGTAAgataaatcttttcttttctttatgaagaaagattCCGTACTGATAATACTTGCACTTCATTAAATTAGTATCCGATTCGCTCCTCCTCTTGTAAtttctgaagaagatgtttaCAAAGCTACTAGAATTATCGCTGAATCTTTAGAGGAATTCGATGTCGTAAGTATCTAGAGTCTTTCCGCCAAGTCGGTCATAATCAAGGCAAATCGCTAATATCAGCTTCTATAATCGATAGATTGACAAGATCCCCggagatgaaggagaagaacaCGATACCGTtattgaacttgaagattAGGTTAAGCATGTATAATAGGATACGCCGGATATAGTACGCATTGTTgagaaagacaaagaatGGTTTTCATTGCAACTTGTAGTTTCATGCATTGTGATTTTGTGATGATTCACCAAAGCTTCGGCTTCATCATATGCGAGTCAAGTTATCTTTGTATGCATGTGAAAAAGACCCACTACCTCTATTGTGTTTTCCTTTCCACTGTTTTGACATTACGTCTATTAGGTCCAAAGAAgaataatccacctaaaatcaaaatatgtCCAAACATCAATAAACTTGAGGAAATCGGTGTTGCAGGTGTAATTTCCCATGCGAACTCAATGATACACCAAATGAAAACGCTAAAATGGGATATCGGTGACATAAGAAATTAGCATTCAAGGTACTATTATTAACAGAGTCATCCGAGGTATATTCAAGAGTATAATGAGTTTGACTTAAACTCAccctaaaggtaaattacccCATGATCCACCAGAATAAAGTAAGAATGGTAATTGATGGAAATACcatgattgaaattgataatgtaATGATCTAGCAAATAATATACCTATTAAATTGGAAGTGAATAATGTTAAAGGGATATCTGAATTATCGAATATCAAGTTTCGCATATCAGCTCATTATCAACCTTTACGATATATCAGATtttataatgattttgacAAACTAACGATACGAAGGTAATTGACCTTTGATTACAGCTG includes:
- a CDS encoding ornithine-oxo-acid transaminase encodes the protein MSPVATNTTNVSAPAQPVGGKAKYSTKEIINLEHEYSAHNYHPLPVCFERGEGAHVWDPEGNEYLDFLAAYSAVNQGHCHPDILNTLITQASKLTLSSRAFYSSNLGPFAKKITEMFGFDMVLPMNTGAEAVETAIKLARKWGYEKKGIKEGKAKVLSVDGNFHGRTIGIISMSTDPESRNGFGPFLDNVGPQWEHTGLIRYNHPEDLEKTLEKYGEEVAAFLVEPIQGEAGIYVPDDGYLAKIHEICKKHNVLLICDEIQTGLARTGKMLCYEWDNIKPDMVILGKALSGGMYPVSCVMANKEIMLCIKPGEHGSTYGGNPLGCAVAMTALDVLVKENLVERSQKLGEIFRSELKKINSPFIKIIRGRGLFNGVVIDEKVSKKGRTAWQLCLLMKSKGLLAKPTHVNIIRFAPPLVISEEDVYKATRIIAESLEEFDVIDKIPGDEGEEHDTVIELED